In uncultured Methanobacterium sp., a genomic segment contains:
- the map gene encoding type II methionyl aminopeptidase: MIDMYQKAGKIVKDVRELAVSEVHEGMKVLSLINLIESEIKKRGGLPAFPCNISINEVTAHYTSPPGDETILQDGDLVKIDLGAHVEGYIADSATTVMIGSGEGPYQSGDKSYTPEKQLELIETANQALEVAISNIRAGAELGKIGGAVEEYVKSQGFLPVANLTGHSMDQWILHSGLSIPNVNEKNHHKIEEGDILAIEPFVTDGVGVVGDMKDTFIFRFLRDRPLRLAPAKKLLDIIKLKYANLPFAQRWLKEEPGIRQLNPAMRQLISSRAIYPYHVLREKSGARVAQAEHTVIVESDGCTVITR, from the coding sequence ATGATAGATATGTACCAAAAAGCAGGCAAAATTGTAAAAGATGTTAGGGAACTTGCAGTTAGCGAAGTTCATGAAGGAATGAAAGTTTTAAGTCTGATAAATCTCATTGAATCAGAAATTAAAAAAAGAGGAGGTTTGCCCGCCTTCCCCTGCAACATATCCATCAATGAAGTTACTGCCCATTACACCTCACCACCAGGGGATGAAACCATCCTGCAAGATGGCGATCTGGTAAAAATTGACCTGGGAGCCCATGTTGAGGGTTACATAGCAGATTCAGCCACTACTGTAATGATTGGTTCAGGAGAGGGCCCTTACCAATCCGGAGATAAAAGTTACACCCCCGAAAAACAGCTTGAACTTATTGAAACTGCAAACCAGGCCCTGGAAGTTGCCATCAGTAACATAAGGGCCGGTGCTGAGCTGGGTAAAATTGGTGGAGCAGTGGAGGAGTATGTGAAATCTCAGGGATTTTTACCAGTGGCCAACCTGACCGGTCATAGCATGGATCAATGGATACTGCACTCAGGATTATCCATACCCAACGTTAACGAAAAAAACCATCATAAAATAGAGGAAGGTGATATCCTGGCAATTGAACCCTTCGTAACTGATGGTGTAGGGGTAGTGGGAGATATGAAAGACACATTTATCTTCAGATTCCTGCGTGACCGACCTTTACGCCTGGCTCCTGCCAAAAAATTGCTTGATATCATAAAATTAAAGTATGCTAACCTTCCTTTCGCCCAGAGGTGGTTAAAGGAAGAACCAGGAATACGGCAACTTAACCCCGCCATGAGACAGCTGATTTCTTCCAGGGCAATCTACCCATACCATGTACTCCGTGAGAAAAGTGGTGCCAGGGTAGCCCAGGCCGAACATACGGTGATAGTGGAATCTGATGGGTGTACAGTTATAACCAGATGA
- the map gene encoding type II methionyl aminopeptidase — protein sequence MIDMYQKAGKIVKDVRELAVSEVHEGMKVLDLTNLIESEIIKRGGFPAFPCNISINEVTAHYTSPPGDETILQDGDLVKIDLGAHVEGYIADSATTVMIGSGEGPYQSGDKSYTPEKQLEMIDTVNHALEVAISNIRAGAELGKIGGAVEEYVKSQGYLPVVNLAGHSMDRWILHSKLSIPNVKENDPHKIEEGDVLAIEPFVTDGIGVVGDMKDTFIFRFLRDRPLRLAPARKLLELIKTKYGTFSFAKRWLNDEPSIRQLNPAMRQLVSSRAIYPYHVLREKSGARVVQAEHTVIVESDGCRVITQ from the coding sequence ATGATAGATATGTACCAAAAAGCAGGCAAAATTGTAAAAGATGTTAGAGAGCTGGCAGTTAGTGAAGTTCACGAGGGAATGAAAGTACTGGACCTGACAAATCTCATTGAATCCGAAATCATAAAAAGAGGCGGTTTTCCAGCTTTTCCCTGCAACATATCCATCAATGAAGTTACTGCCCATTACACCTCACCACCAGGGGATGAAACCATCCTGCAAGATGGCGATCTGGTAAAAATTGACCTGGGAGCCCATGTTGAGGGTTACATAGCAGATTCAGCCACTACTGTAATGATTGGTTCAGGAGAGGGCCCTTACCAATCCGGAGATAAAAGTTACACCCCCGAAAAACAGTTGGAGATGATTGATACTGTTAACCATGCGCTGGAAGTTGCTATCAGTAATATAAGGGCCGGTGCTGAGCTGGGTAAAATTGGTGGAGCAGTGGAGGAGTATGTAAAGTCACAGGGGTATCTGCCTGTAGTCAATCTCGCTGGTCATAGTATGGATAGGTGGATACTGCACTCTAAATTATCTATACCTAATGTTAAGGAAAATGACCCTCATAAAATAGAGGAAGGTGATGTTCTGGCCATTGAACCCTTCGTAACTGATGGTATAGGAGTAGTAGGAGATATGAAAGATACTTTCATCTTCAGATTCCTGCGTGACAGGCCTTTACGCCTGGCTCCTGCTCGAAAATTACTTGAATTGATAAAAACAAAATACGGCACATTTTCCTTCGCTAAAAGATGGTTAAATGATGAACCCAGCATAAGACAGCTTAACCCCGCCATGAGACAACTGGTCTCTTCCCGGGCAATTTACCCTTACCATGTACTTCGTGAGAAAAGTGGTGCCAGGGTGGTCCAGGCTGAACATACTGTGATAGTGGAATCTGATGGTTGTAGGGTGATAACCCAATAA
- the frhB gene encoding coenzyme F420 hydrogenase subunit beta → MVLGTYKEVVAARSTDKQIQKLAQDGGIVSGLFCYALDEGLIDGAVVAGPSDVMWKPEPMVAMSSDEILAAAGTKYTFSPNVWMLKKAVRQYGLEKLGTVAIPCQSMGIRKMQSYPFGVKNVASKIALMLGIFCMENFPYESLRTFISEKAGVDFDLVEKMDIGKGKFWIETADQTLSIPLKETHGYEQNGCKVCLDYVAELADVSTGSVGTPDGWSTVFVRTDAGETIFKQAVEAGVIETKPMDNVKPGLGLLEKLATDKKTKAMKVIDERKAMGLPVPFKGSAEKEDPLANV, encoded by the coding sequence ATGGTATTAGGAACTTACAAAGAAGTTGTTGCAGCAAGATCAACTGATAAACAGATCCAAAAATTAGCCCAGGATGGAGGAATAGTATCCGGTCTATTCTGCTATGCCCTAGATGAAGGACTCATTGATGGTGCAGTAGTAGCTGGACCATCAGATGTAATGTGGAAACCAGAACCAATGGTAGCTATGTCCTCAGATGAGATACTGGCCGCCGCTGGAACTAAATACACCTTCTCCCCTAACGTATGGATGCTCAAAAAAGCAGTCCGACAGTATGGTCTAGAAAAACTTGGAACCGTAGCCATACCCTGTCAGAGCATGGGAATCCGAAAAATGCAGTCCTACCCATTCGGAGTAAAAAACGTGGCAAGTAAAATTGCCTTAATGTTAGGTATTTTCTGCATGGAAAACTTCCCATACGAGTCCCTCAGGACTTTCATCTCAGAAAAAGCAGGAGTCGACTTCGACCTAGTGGAAAAAATGGACATAGGCAAAGGTAAATTCTGGATTGAAACTGCCGACCAAACTCTGAGCATACCACTCAAAGAAACTCATGGATACGAACAGAATGGATGCAAAGTTTGTCTGGATTACGTAGCAGAACTAGCTGATGTATCAACTGGTTCAGTTGGAACCCCAGACGGCTGGTCCACAGTCTTCGTCAGAACCGATGCCGGTGAAACCATATTCAAACAGGCTGTTGAAGCTGGAGTCATTGAAACCAAACCAATGGATAATGTGAAACCAGGTCTAGGTCTACTTGAAAAACTGGCCACTGACAAGAAAACCAAAGCCATGAAGGTAATAGATGAAAGGAAAGCCATGGGCTTACCTGTACCTTTCAAAGGCAGTGCTGAAAAAGAAGATCCATTAGCTAATGTATAG
- the frhG gene encoding coenzyme F420 hydrogenase subunit gamma: MSILARIKSFFGMEAKPDNKASQEEVEKVAEEKAKPKIGYIHLSGCTGDGMSLTENYDILAPLLTEMVDIVYGQTLVDLWEMPEMDIALVEGSVCLQDEHSLHELKEVREKAGLVVAFGSCAATGCFTRYSRGGQQAQPNHESFVPIADLVKVDLAIPGCPPSPEIIAKTVVAVLNGDMDYLQPMMDLAGYTEACGCDLQLKVVNQALCIGCGTCAMACQTRAVSMTNGRPEINSDRCIKCGVCYVQCPRSWWPAERINQDLGL, encoded by the coding sequence ATGTCAATATTAGCCCGCATTAAATCGTTTTTTGGAATGGAGGCAAAACCTGACAATAAAGCTTCACAAGAGGAGGTTGAAAAAGTGGCTGAAGAAAAAGCTAAACCAAAAATAGGATACATTCACCTGAGTGGATGTACTGGAGATGGAATGTCGTTAACAGAGAACTACGACATCCTCGCACCTTTACTTACTGAAATGGTGGATATAGTTTACGGACAAACCCTGGTAGACCTATGGGAAATGCCTGAAATGGACATAGCCCTGGTTGAAGGATCAGTATGTCTACAAGATGAACACAGTTTACATGAACTCAAGGAAGTACGGGAAAAAGCAGGCTTAGTAGTTGCTTTCGGATCCTGCGCAGCAACCGGTTGTTTCACCCGATACTCCCGAGGGGGACAGCAAGCACAACCAAATCACGAATCATTCGTGCCAATTGCTGATCTGGTAAAAGTTGACCTGGCCATACCTGGCTGCCCACCATCACCCGAAATAATTGCCAAAACTGTAGTAGCAGTCTTAAACGGTGACATGGACTACTTACAGCCCATGATGGATCTGGCTGGTTACACCGAAGCATGTGGTTGCGACCTGCAGCTGAAAGTGGTGAACCAAGCATTATGTATTGGATGTGGAACCTGTGCCATGGCTTGCCAGACCCGAGCTGTGAGCATGACCAACGGAAGACCTGAAATAAACAGTGATCGTTGTATTAAATGTGGAGTCTGCTATGTGCAGTGCCCACGAAGCTGGTGGCCTGCTGAAAGGATCAACCAGGACTTAGGCTTATAG
- the frhD gene encoding coenzyme F420-reducing hydrogenase, FrhD protein, which produces MPYSAEIIVVGCGNILFADDGFGPEVIKALGEYSKEKPLPENTMIIDAGTGGPHFIFSLPHEEWKKMIVVDVAEFGAEPGTIRKFSVDELPEGSYENIHSWPVNAPLHDLAEVCEVMVIGCQPEHISAPDVEMGLTKSVEDAIPKAIKLILKEIGVS; this is translated from the coding sequence ATGCCATACAGTGCAGAGATAATAGTGGTCGGATGCGGAAACATCCTTTTTGCGGATGACGGATTCGGACCAGAAGTGATAAAGGCACTTGGAGAATACTCCAAGGAAAAACCCCTGCCAGAGAATACTATGATAATAGATGCTGGTACCGGCGGCCCTCACTTTATCTTCAGTCTTCCTCATGAGGAATGGAAGAAGATGATTGTGGTGGATGTTGCAGAATTCGGAGCAGAACCTGGCACTATTCGAAAATTCAGTGTAGACGAATTACCAGAGGGGTCTTACGAAAATATACATTCTTGGCCAGTTAATGCGCCATTACATGATTTGGCAGAAGTCTGCGAAGTTATGGTAATTGGATGCCAGCCAGAACATATCTCTGCCCCCGATGTAGAAATGGGGTTAACCAAAAGTGTGGAAGATGCCATTCCCAAGGCCATTAAACTAATATTAAAAGAAATAGGGGTTAGTTAA
- the frhA gene encoding coenzyme F420 hydrogenase subunit alpha yields MSEKIVISPTSRQEGHAELVMEVDDEGIVTKGRYFSITPVRGLEKMVTGKAPETAPVMVQRICGVCPIPHTLASVEAMDDSLGIEIPKAARQLRELTLAAHHVNSHAIHQFLIAPDVVPENLFTTAVESVSAIRKTAQSVVETVAGEGIHPSDVRIGGMASNISEVARKRLYARCKQLKPKLDAHVELIIGLVADKGFPEGLGVTNAPTLATDILYGDRENFDLDRFTEIMPESWYDDPEVAKRACSTIPLYDGRNVEVGPRARASVYGGFTERGVVAQHVARAMEMKTALSKCIDILGELDTSAPTMADFDVTGTNKLGVGAIEGPRGMDVHMAQVADGKTQFYSCLVPTTWNIPTMGPATEGFHHEFGPHVIRAYDPCLSCATHMIVIDDEDRSILKNEMVRI; encoded by the coding sequence TTGAGCGAAAAAATAGTTATATCGCCAACCTCACGACAGGAAGGACACGCAGAGTTGGTCATGGAAGTAGATGATGAAGGAATAGTAACCAAAGGCCGATACTTCAGTATCACTCCTGTTAGAGGTTTAGAAAAGATGGTAACAGGTAAAGCCCCAGAAACCGCACCAGTAATGGTGCAGAGGATCTGTGGTGTATGTCCAATACCTCACACTCTAGCTTCAGTAGAAGCTATGGATGATTCATTAGGTATAGAAATACCAAAAGCAGCTAGACAGCTAAGAGAACTTACTCTTGCTGCTCATCACGTAAACAGCCACGCTATACACCAGTTCCTTATAGCTCCTGATGTTGTACCAGAAAATCTGTTCACTACCGCGGTAGAATCAGTATCTGCAATCAGAAAAACCGCCCAGTCTGTGGTGGAAACTGTTGCTGGGGAAGGAATACACCCATCCGATGTAAGGATCGGTGGAATGGCTAGTAACATAAGTGAAGTTGCAAGGAAAAGGCTATACGCCCGATGCAAACAACTCAAGCCAAAATTAGATGCACATGTAGAGTTAATCATTGGTTTAGTCGCAGACAAAGGATTCCCAGAAGGATTAGGTGTAACAAACGCACCAACACTCGCCACTGATATACTATATGGTGACAGGGAAAACTTCGATCTGGACAGATTTACAGAAATAATGCCAGAAAGCTGGTATGATGACCCAGAAGTAGCTAAAAGAGCCTGTTCAACCATCCCACTCTATGATGGAAGGAATGTTGAAGTAGGTCCAAGGGCCAGGGCATCAGTGTACGGTGGATTCACCGAAAGAGGTGTAGTTGCTCAGCACGTAGCCAGAGCAATGGAGATGAAAACCGCACTATCCAAATGTATAGATATTCTGGGTGAACTGGACACATCTGCACCAACAATGGCTGATTTCGACGTAACTGGAACTAACAAACTGGGAGTCGGTGCTATTGAAGGACCACGTGGAATGGATGTTCACATGGCTCAAGTTGCCGATGGAAAAACTCAGTTCTACAGTTGTCTGGTACCAACCACTTGGAACATACCCACTATGGGACCTGCCACCGAAGGATTCCACCATGAATTCGGACCTCACGTTATCCGAGCCTACGACCCATGTCTGTCCTGTGCGACTCACATGATCGTAATCGACGACGAAGACCGGAGCATTCTCAAAAACGAGATGGTCAGGATATAA
- a CDS encoding PepSY domain-containing protein, which produces MIDSKILVSVVIVLLIGVAAAGYQISTQTPGLWQPVTSTGADTSQQSSSSAGTDSGNQQSSASSVSTSSSQKSTASGSDTTVKISSSEAKSIASKYILQDGATAGTPKLTTYGSSKAYLVPIIMNGNQVGEIYIDAQTGKNLGGAGGVS; this is translated from the coding sequence ATGATAGACTCCAAAATTCTGGTATCTGTGGTCATAGTATTGTTAATTGGTGTGGCTGCTGCGGGTTACCAGATATCCACCCAAACTCCTGGATTATGGCAACCAGTAACATCAACCGGTGCGGATACAAGCCAACAATCAAGTTCAAGCGCTGGAACTGATTCTGGAAACCAGCAAAGTTCTGCATCCAGTGTTTCAACATCTTCCAGTCAGAAATCAACTGCATCAGGAAGTGATACTACCGTGAAGATATCCTCTTCAGAAGCTAAATCCATTGCTTCAAAATATATTTTACAGGATGGGGCTACTGCCGGAACTCCTAAACTGACTACTTACGGTAGCAGCAAAGCTTATTTAGTACCAATTATAATGAATGGTAATCAAGTGGGAGAAATATACATTGATGCCCAAACTGGTAAAAACTTAGGCGGAGCTGGGGGTGTTTCGTAG
- a CDS encoding proteasome assembly chaperone family protein, whose translation MVEMVETEVECCKIISKDVENATVIEGSPELGLIGNIVGWLLVEELKMEEIGHIESKYFPPLAVLYKGVAIHPFRIYAADNLVLFLSDFVVPPTVTYDMTNVIVEWMKRNNSKKLITLNSIAVRQKTNGVAAAANSLEGLKLLGDLDLPILPFGNINGLSGTLLTRTMTSDIPASCLFAEVLNQYPDPRAAASVVDVLNRMLNIEVNSEPLLKEAEEIESRLKELAQAVQGEGESPAYS comes from the coding sequence ATGGTAGAAATGGTGGAAACTGAAGTAGAATGCTGTAAAATAATATCTAAAGATGTTGAAAATGCAACAGTTATTGAAGGGTCCCCTGAATTAGGGCTTATTGGCAACATAGTGGGATGGCTTCTGGTGGAAGAACTGAAAATGGAGGAAATTGGACACATTGAGTCCAAATACTTCCCCCCTCTAGCAGTTCTCTACAAAGGAGTAGCTATACACCCATTCAGGATTTATGCTGCCGATAACTTGGTTCTATTCCTATCAGACTTCGTGGTTCCACCAACTGTTACCTACGATATGACCAATGTCATAGTTGAATGGATGAAACGAAATAACAGTAAAAAACTCATCACACTGAATAGCATTGCAGTCCGGCAGAAAACCAACGGAGTTGCAGCTGCTGCTAATTCTCTTGAAGGGTTAAAACTGTTAGGAGACCTTGATCTTCCCATACTTCCATTTGGAAATATAAACGGACTATCTGGAACCCTGTTAACCCGTACCATGACCAGTGATATTCCAGCCTCATGTCTATTTGCAGAGGTATTAAATCAGTATCCTGATCCCCGTGCAGCTGCCAGTGTAGTGGATGTTTTAAATAGGATGTTGAACATAGAGGTTAACTCCGAGCCACTTTTGAAAGAAGCCGAAGAAATCGAGTCAAGACTTAAAGAGCTGGCTCAAGCGGTTCAGGGCGAAGGAGAATCACCTGCATACAGTTAA
- a CDS encoding N-acetyltransferase family protein, with protein sequence MYFKIDRMCRSDWDQISLIYQEGIETGNATFEQSVPSWESWILNHPLEFAIVARNTDEILGWAALSPTSRRKVYNGVMEVSVYVSEKYRGGGVGLALLKKLIELSEDQGVWTLQAGIFPENQNSIMLHAKCGFKIVGIREKIGKMNGIWRDVVLMERRKHESGID encoded by the coding sequence ATGTATTTTAAAATTGACCGCATGTGCCGAAGTGACTGGGATCAGATTTCATTGATCTATCAAGAGGGCATTGAAACTGGTAATGCCACTTTTGAGCAATCAGTACCATCATGGGAATCCTGGATTTTGAACCATCCCCTTGAATTTGCTATTGTGGCACGTAATACTGATGAAATTTTAGGATGGGCTGCGCTGTCTCCAACCTCACGGAGAAAAGTATATAATGGTGTAATGGAAGTTAGCGTCTATGTAAGTGAGAAATATCGTGGTGGAGGTGTAGGTTTAGCTCTTCTTAAAAAATTAATAGAATTATCTGAAGACCAAGGGGTGTGGACTTTACAAGCTGGAATTTTTCCAGAAAATCAGAATAGCATTATGTTACATGCAAAATGTGGGTTTAAAATTGTAGGTATTCGGGAAAAAATCGGAAAAATGAATGGTATCTGGCGGGATGTTGTTTTAATGGAAAGACGAAAGCACGAAAGTGGAATTGATTAA